In the genome of Streptomyces aquilus, the window TCAGCAGCCGGATGCCGTGGTCGCGGGCGACCTTCGGCAACAGGGCGGTGAAACGGCCGAAGTCGACGGCCTGGATGCGCAACGCGCCCTCCGCCAGGTCGACTTCGATGCCGGACGTCGACGGGTCGGCGATCAGCGCGGCCGCGAGGGCGCGGTCGTCACTGGAGCGCACCAGGTAGCGGTGCGGGCGGTCGGTCATCAGGCGGCGGATCTTGCGGAAGTCGCCGCTGGCCGCGTGCCGTCCGGCGACCACGACCTCGATGTGCCAGGCGAGTTGCTCGACCTCTTCGAGGATGTGGGACGAGAACAGGACCGTGCGGCCCTCGTCGCCCATGCGGCGCAGCAGGTCCATGAGCTGCATGCGCTGGCGCGGGTCCATGCCGTTGAAGGGCTCGTCCAGGAGCAGCAGGGACGGGTCGTGGACCAGGGCGGACGCCATCTTCACGCGCTGGCGCATGCCCTTGGAGTACGTCTGGATCTTGCGGTCCTGCGCGTACTCCATCTCGACCGTGGCCAGCGCCTTCTGGGCGGCCTTGGCGCCCAGGCCGTGCAACTCGGCGTTGGCGACGACGAATTCGCGGCCGGTGAGGAAGTCGTACATCGCCTCGCGCTCGGGGACGATGCCGATGTGCTTGTAGATGGCCTCGTTGCGCCAGGTGGGCCGGCCGTCGAGGGTGACGGTGCCGGTGGAGGGGGCGAGGAAGCCGCCCATCATGTTGATGAGCGTGGACTTTCCGGCGCCGTTGGGGCCGAGGAGGCCGGTGACGCCGGGGCCGATCGTCATGGTGACGTCGTTGACGGCGACCACGTTGCCGAACCAGCGCGAGACGTGGTCGATGGAGAGCGTGGTCACAGTCCCACCTTCTTGTAGCGGCGCATCATGAGGCCGTAACTGGCGGCGATCAGGCCGAGGACGACGAGGACGTACACCACGCCTTGGCCGGTCGAAGGCCCGTGCCCGCCCGGGAGCGACGGGGTCGCGCCGAGGAAGGCGGACTGCACGCCGTCGATGAGGGTGACCGGCGAGAAGAGACCCATCCACGGGATGGCGGAGGTGCTGCCCTGGGTGTCGGCGATGGCCTGGAGGGTGGTGACGGCGCCGTAGGAGATGGTGAAGACGGCGATGACGGCCGCGATGCCGAAGCCGCGCCTGGGGGTGACCGCCGCGATGACCAGGCCGATGCCGGCGAACAGCAGCGAGAGCAGTGCCACGGAGACGAGTCCCTGTGCGAATCCCTTGGTCTGGTCGGTGAAGTCGAGCTTGGCCAGCAGCGCGCCCACGTAGAGGACGAGCAGGGGAGCCGCGGTCAGGATGAACATCGCCGAGGCCAGCGCCGCGTACTTGGCGCGGACGTAGTCGGCGGTCTCGATGGGCCGCGAGAAGTACAGCGGCACGGTCTTGAAGCGCAGGTCGCGGGAGACGGACTGGGGGGCCTGCGAGGCGACGTACAGGCAGATCACGGACTGCATGATGATCGCGTAGCGCGTGTAGTCGACCGGCAGGTCGTTGGCCTTGGTGGCGACCGCGACGGCCACCATGATGAGCGCCGGGACGCACATCA includes:
- a CDS encoding ABC transporter ATP-binding protein, translating into MTTLSIDHVSRWFGNVVAVNDVTMTIGPGVTGLLGPNGAGKSTLINMMGGFLAPSTGTVTLDGRPTWRNEAIYKHIGIVPEREAMYDFLTGREFVVANAELHGLGAKAAQKALATVEMEYAQDRKIQTYSKGMRQRVKMASALVHDPSLLLLDEPFNGMDPRQRMQLMDLLRRMGDEGRTVLFSSHILEEVEQLAWHIEVVVAGRHAASGDFRKIRRLMTDRPHRYLVRSSDDRALAAALIADPSTSGIEVDLAEGALRIQAVDFGRFTALLPKVARDHGIRLLTVSPSDESLESVFSYLVAA
- a CDS encoding ABC transporter permease subunit; its protein translation is MAAEHPVATPAGDQTRIHNIGYRAYDGPRLGRSYATRSLYSQSLRGAYGLGRSVKSKVLPMLLFVVMCVPALIMVAVAVATKANDLPVDYTRYAIIMQSVICLYVASQAPQSVSRDLRFKTVPLYFSRPIETADYVRAKYAALASAMFILTAAPLLVLYVGALLAKLDFTDQTKGFAQGLVSVALLSLLFAGIGLVIAAVTPRRGFGIAAVIAVFTISYGAVTTLQAIADTQGSTSAIPWMGLFSPVTLIDGVQSAFLGATPSLPGGHGPSTGQGVVYVLVVLGLIAASYGLMMRRYKKVGL